The Arachidicoccus terrestris genome includes the window ACGATACTTTGTCTCTCTGGGTTATCTGAATCAGGGCGGGTTATTTAAAACCGATTATCTGACCTTTCCCGATGAAATGGAGTTCAGAAAGAACCGGTATAATCTGCGGGGTAATTTTGACTTTGATGTTACGGAAGATTTTAAAGTATCGGTGAACCTGGCTGCTCAGTTTGTCAAAATTAGTGGCATGGATAACGATCAGTATACCTGGGAGAAGCGGATTTTATGGTCTACACCGCTGGCTTCGCCCGGAATGATCGATGGGAAATACGTGGTGCCCTTTAATAATCAGAACGATCAGCTGGATCCCATGTATGCTATCGAAAACAGCAATAACTATAATATTACCAATAACAGTATTCTGAATTCTTCGGTGGTATTTCAATATCAGTTGGATAAATTAACCAAAGGGCTGTCCGTAAAGGGATTGGGCTCTTATGACAGTTACTTTTCCAGCGCAGCGGGTGGCAATTACAGGCCGCTGTGGTATGGCGTCCGGGAAAACCCCAACGGCGACAGGCTGGATCCCATTCTCGTACAGTTAAATGATCCTACGCCACCTTCCAGGTGGGGCGATTATTTTAATGGTAAATGGCGTAAGCTGTACGGAGAAGTGTCCATTCACTACGACCGGACGTTCGGAGACCATGCCATCTCTGCGCTGGCACTGGGCAGCAAAGAGAAAAAATATGATCCCGGCCTGCAATATGATTTGCCACATGCTTACGAAAGCCTGGCAGGAAGAATTCATTATGCCTATGCGAATAAATACATTGCTGAATTCGATATGGGATACAACGGTTCCGAGAACTTCCCGGAAGGGAAAAGGTTCGGCTTTTTCCCTTCGTACTCCGCGGGCTGGATCGTCAGTAATGAATCCTTTTATCCTAAAAATGACTGGGTCAGTTTTTTAAAGTTCAGGGCTTCTTATGGTAAAGTAGGCAATGACAACATCGGAGGAGCGAGATACCTTTATCTGCCTGATACCTGGAAATATGAAGGCGGCTACAATTTCGGTGACCTGGACAATCGAAATTATATTCAGGGGGCAGATGAAAATGTTTTAGGCAATCCGGATGTTACCTGGGAAGTATCGCAGGACCTGGACCTGGCTGTGGAAGTGCATTTGTTCAAAAACAAACTTTCCCTTATCTATGATTATTTTAAAAATAAAAGAACCGGTATTCTTTCTTACCGGCAGACGATCCCTGATATCGTGCAGGCCAATCTGCCGCCTTATAACCTGGGATCTGTCAACAGCTGGGGCCATGATCTTGAGATAAAGTTCAATGACAAGATCGGTGATTTTAGCTATTATGTCAGAGGCAACGGAGCGATTCACAAAAACAAGATCATCTTCCAGGATGAACCCATATTAAAGGGCCAGGAATATCAGGCAGCCACCGGGCGCCCCGTAGGGCAGCAGCTGTTGCTGATGGCCGATGGACTGTATACGTCCTGGGCAGATCTGTATGCCATCGATGACAACGGCAATCCCATCCTGTCGCAGCCCGTTCTGGCACTCAAGGACGGCAAGCCTTATAAGAATGCCAATGGAGAACCGGTATTTCAGAAAGATCTTGGATACGCCGGGGTGCCCCTGCAGCCTGGATCCATACGGCTGGAAGACGTCAACGGAGACGGCCTTGTAGATGACAAAGACCGGGTCCGGACAGGAAAGACCGTGGATCCTATATATAATTTCGGACTGACCGTAGGATTCAATTATAAAGGATTTGATGTGTCGGCACTGTTTGCCGGCGTGGCCGGTGTCGCCAGAGGAGGGATGAGCGAATTGCATTTTAATAAACAGCAGTCTCTTTTTGGCGTGGATGCAAACCGATTCACACTGGAACGCTATAATAACGGTGAGCGTATTGATTTTCCGATGGCGGCTTACAATCAGCAGGCTGCCGGATCGGGGGCTGGCTATGCAGGCAACACTTTCTTTTTGATCGACGCTTCTTATGTCAGATTGCAAAATCTGGTGATCGGTTACACATTCAATAAAAGGTTTTTACACAAAATGGGGATTCGCTCCACAAGATTGTTTTTGAGCGGCGACAATCTTTATACCTGGGCGCCCAATAAGATCTGGGGCGATCCTGAGAATCTGGGCAACATCGGATATCCTTTGACCAAGACTTTTAATGTAGGTGTCAATATCAATTTTTAGTCAGCAAAAATCACTTTAAACATGAAAAAGAATTTCCTCTATATAATTATCCCTGCTTTTGTTTGGCTGCTGGTGGGTATTTGCAGTTGCAATAAGGACTTTCTGGAAAAGCCCAAAGGAGGGGCCGTTACGGTCGACACGATCTTTCATACCAAGAACCAGGCGCAGTATGCCGTCGCCCAGATGTACAATCTTTGTCTAACGACTTACTTTCCCATGAACGATCCGACACACTGCAGACCGGAGGCGATTACCGACGAATTGTACATCCTGCATCCGACTTATGACTGGGCTTGCTCCAGCATTAATGCTGGCTCCTATAATACCGGTAATGAAAGCCCTGATGCCACCATCGATAAAGGTGGCTATGGATCTCATTATCGGGGAATCAGGCAGGCCAATCTTGTTCTTAGAAATATTGATGCCGTGACAGATGCGGATGCAGGCTGGATCAGTGATGTCAAAGGGCAGGCACTCTTTTGCCGGGCATGGCAGCATTTTGAACTGTTCCGCCTGTACGGCGGCATTCCCCTGGTCACAGAGCCACTAGACGGCACGCAGGAGCTGAAGATCAGAAGAAGCGCTGTGGCAACCGTCGTGGACAGTATCGTACACTGGTGTGATGAGGCCATTGCTCTTTTGCCGCCTACCAGAAGTGCTAAGGAGTATGGAAGGATCACCAGCCTGGCTGCCCGCGCGCTCAAGGCCAGGATATTACTATATGCAGCAAGCCCTCTGTACAACACGCCGGCGGACATGAAAGCCGCTATAGCTGGCGCCCGCTATGGAGACGGGAGAGACTCCGTACTGGCCTATCCGGACTTTAGCAAGGAGCGCTGGAATACCGCCGCCCAGGCTGCGCTGGATGTCATTAACCATGCCGGCCAATCAGGGGTCGCTTTGTATAATACAGGCAAACCCAGAACAACAGGCGACAGCTATGCCAGCCTGGGGGACTATGAAGCGGTTTCCAATGTCTATGCCAATCAAGAACTGATCCTGGTCAATACCGCCAATCAGGCGCAGAGCGGTTTTTTCTGGGGCAGGTATCTGAGCTCCAAACTACGGCTTGCGGAATGGGGCGTGAAAAATAATGTCCCTGTTGAGTTTATGCAGCAATATGAAAAAGCCGATGGCACAAAATGGACCCTTCCGTCTCATGGCGCTGATTTTCCGACTGATGTTCAGGCGCTGGATCTGGATCCCAGATTCTACCAGACCATTGCCTATGACGGTATGCATTACAATAATGTCAGAGGAACGCTGGCATACTACCGGGGTGGCGATGGATATGCAGACGGTAAACTCTCTTCCAGCGACGCAGGTCTGGACGGGTTTTCCATGGAAGCCTATAAGTTTGTGGCACGCATCGACAATATGAATGACAATCATTTTGCCTGGCCTGTATTCCGGTTGGCTGAATTCTACCTGAGTTATGCGGAAGCGGAGAACGAATACAAAGGCCCCACTGCTGAGGCTGCCAGATATCTGAATCTGATCCGTGAGCGGGCCGGCATGCCGGACAAAAACATCAGCGACCAGGCTGTTTTCAGGGCGGCCGTTCAAAATGAAAGAACGATTGAGTTCGCTTATGAAGGCTTCCGGTATAATGATCTGAACCGGTGGCTAAAAGCACATATCGTGCTTAACGGGACTTTGCATGGGGTCCAGACGACCGCTAAAAAGGTGAACGGCGCCTTAAAGCGTAGCTGGCAGGTGGTTAGCTTTATTAACCGGGTGTTTCCGGTCAAGTATTATTACGTACCCTTTCCAAATAATGAAGTCAGCAAGAATTATTTAGGCGACGGCGCATCCTGGAACGGACAAAACCCGAATTGGTGAGTGTCCCGAACGCAGGCTGCGAAAGCTGCACACGGATGCTGTGTTAATGATGAATCATGCTTTCATACCAAAATAAAAACAAATGAACTTTTTATCTAAATATATTTTAATTGTAATCGGAGCCCTGCTGCTCATGACCGGTACCGTGCATGCGCAAATGATCACGGGAGCATCCCTGCCCGATACGACAAGAGCAGATAGCAGCCTGTTTACTGTTGTGGATCTTGGCCTGCGCCAGGAACAGGCATGGCGGAATACGGGGGCCGTTTATACGCTGAATGGCAAGGACCTAACACGGATGTTTACGGGTAACCTATTGAATACTTTGCAGGGCAGGATACCGGGGCTGACGGTGGTGACAGGCTCCGGAGAACCGGGATACGATAATCCTCAGTTGTATATCAGGGGCCGGTCCAGCTGGAACAACAATGCGGTACTTATTTTGCTGGATGGTTTTAGAGTTGACCGGGGCGCCCTGAGTGCGCTGTCACCTCATGAGATCGCTTCCGTTACCTTGCTGAAGGACGCCGCTTCTCTGTCTATGTATGGCCTGGAGGGAGCCGGCGGTGTTATCAGCATCCGGACGATCAAAGGCAAAGCCATGGATAGAAATAGGCTGCTCATCAATGGCCGTTACGGGATCCAGAGCCCTGTACGGCTGCCAAAGGTGATGAATGCCTACGATTATGTAAGGCTTTATAACGAGGCCCTTAAAAATGACGGGCTTCCTGAAAAATATCCAGATCCTTCTTTATATCAGAAAAGTGGAGATCCTTATCATCCCAACGTCGACTGGTATAAAGAAATGCTGAACCCTACATCGAATATTCAGGACTATAACCTGTCTTTCAGAGGCGGCAACGCGCATGCGCGGTACTTTGTGCTAATGGATTACACCAACTACAATGGCCTGTATAAAAATGCAACGGCTATCGATAAGGATTTCGGGACGAATGCCCAATATAATAAACTCAATCTTCGGGCCAATGTGGAGATTGATCTGACAAAAAATTTGCTGGTCAAGGCTAACATATCGGGTATTACCGAAGACCGGAAGACGCCGGCTGGGTTTACGGCCTCCACGCTGTTTGAAAACCTCATGCGGTTGCCCGCAGCAGCCTTTCCGGTAAAAAACCCGAATGGCAGCTGGGGCAACAACTCCGTCTTCGAATTTAACCCCGTGGAACTGCTGCAACAAAACGGCATCTATAGCGCTCACACCAGAACACTGCAGACGGACTTTACTTTCCGTCAAAAATTGGATGCACTGACACCTGGTTTAAACCTGACGGGCGGTGTGTCCTTCAATAATCAGTATGTGGGTTTTTATCAGACCCTTTTTTCTGTTCCTTCTTATGAGATTCTAAAAGATGCAGATGACCAGCCCATACTGGACGATAACGGACATCCAACCTATAAAACCATTGGTACAATTTCTCAAAGTTCCAATGACGCCGGTTCTGATCACTGGAACAGAAACACAACACGGCTGGGTCTTAACTATGACAGACGTTTCGGTATGCACCACTATACCGGTATGCTACTGGCTATGAAAAAGAACTATTCACATGATGGCCAGACATATGAAGTACATACACAGGGGCTTACCGGAAACTTTACCTATGACTATGACAGTCGGTATATATTGAATCTCACGGCCGCATATATGGGGGCAGCAGACTTTCAAAAAGGGCATCGCTATGGCCTGTCCCCGTCATTGGCGCTGGGCTGGATCGTAAGTTCCGAACCCTTTCTCAAAAATAGCCATGCCGTGGATTTTCTGAAGCTACGGGTGTCCTACGGAACAGCAGCCAGTATCAATGAAGATTACCGTTTTTTGTACCGCCAGAATGCTGTTGATGCGCCAGGCTGGATTTTCGGCAGCAACAACACTTTTAAAGGAGGTATGACCGAGGGGCGTTTTGCGAACCCTGAGGCTACCTGGGAAGAAAAACAGATTTTAAATCTGGGTGTCGATCTCAGGCTGTGGAAGCATCTGGAGGCCACCGTTGACATTTTCCATGAACACCAAACCGGCATTTACGAGATTGCCAACGGTGACGTGCCATCCTTTGCCGCTTTTTCGCTGCCTTATACCAATAGCGGTGTTGTGGATAATAACGGATTGGAAGCAGTCGTTACCTACCGGAATGAAGACCGCGCATTTACGTATTTTATCAGCGGTGCTTTTGCCTATGCCCGTAACAAGATCAAAGAGAAGTCACAGGATGCACAGCCTTTTGACTATCTATACGATAAAGGTTATCCGATTGATCAAAACAGGGGGCTTTTGTTTGATGGTTACTATGGTGAAAATGATTTTGGCCAGGACGGCAGGCTGAAAGAAGGAGTCGCTGTATCTTCCTACGGGCAGGTACATCCCGGTGACCTGAAATTTAAAGATATAGACGGCAACGGTGTCGTCAATCAGTATGACATGAAACCTATCGGATACGATATTGTGCCCGAGATCAACCTGGGTTTGCACCTGGGCTTCTCCTACAGGCATTTTGATTTTGATGCATTTGTGCAGGGCGTGATGAACCGTACAGTTACGCTTCTGGGGGCAGCTTATAATTATACACATCCTTTTGCGGGTAATAATAATATCACGCAGTTTTCTGAAAATTACTGGACACCCGGGACCGCTGGTACAGCAACGTCGCCCAGGCTGTCCACGCTTGAGAATCCCAATAATGATCAGGATGCGGATTACTGGATGCGCAACGGTAATTTCCTGAAACTACGCAGCATTGAATTAGGCTATACTTTTCAGGTAAAGAAGTGGATGAAAGGACTGGAAGGTATCCGGCTTTTTGCCAGTGGGACCAATTTATTCACCTCGGATAAAATTGACGACCTGGAGCCAGAGAATCTCTCCATGGGCTATCCCCTGACCAAAGTCGTAAGCTTTGGCTTTAATGTAAAATTCTAAAGGTCTAAATATATTGATTATGAATAAAAAAATGATTTTGGCAATGGTGGCAACGGCCACCACTACGCTGTTTTCCTGCAAAAAGGACTTTCTGGATGTAAATAATGTTCAGGCCAATGTGTCTGTGGATGAACTGTACAGTAACTATGGTTATGCTCAGCAGGTCGTATGGGATGTTTACAGCTATCTGCCAAGAGGCCTGGATGACCTGGACCTGGAGGCCACCACGGATGATGCTGAAGCTACCGGTGTATCTGACCGGTCTCAACAGTACAATAATGGTACCTGGGACCAATATGCCGATCTGGATCATAGCTGGGGTCGTAACTTCAATGGCATCCGGCAGGCGAATCAGTTTTTGAAAAACTATGACCGGATCGATATCAATTACCTGAGAGACCGGATTACCTCAACGGATTCCACAGCTTATTTTAATGCCCGCGATAATGTGAAGTTCCTCAAAGGGGAAGTCTATTTTCTGAAAGCCTATTTTTACTTTGATCTGGTCAGGCATTATGGCGGCGTACCAATTTTGAAGACCCCTTTAGACTATGCAGATAAAGATAGCTGGAAACAACAGACAAGAGCTTCAGTGAATGATTGTATTGCGTATATTAACACACTGTGTGATTCAGCGGCAGGGATCATACCGCAGGATCTGTCTCCTTATAGCTGGTATGATCTGGGAAGGGTGACCTATGGTGCGATCGGGGCCCTGCGATCCCGGGTCTTATTATATGCCGCCAGTCCGCTCTTTCAGCAGGCGGGTGCGACACAAACCTGGCAGCAGGCTGCGAAAGCGGCACATGACGTGATCGCACTTGGCAAGTACTCACTGGACGGCAGTTATGATAATCTGTTTGGATCCGGTAATACCAGCTCGCCTGAGGTCATTTTCTATCAACGTTACGGAGCTATCGGTTGGCTAGAGGAAAATAATTTTCCGATTGTCTTCCAGAACAGCAACGGCGAGAGCCTGACGCCGACAGCGGATTTTGTGGATGCCTTTGAAGTATTAGTGAAAGATAATACGGGCCAGGTGACCGGATCAAGGCCCTTTAACTGGAATAATCCTGCCGATGCGGCAAATCCTTATGCCAGCAGGGATCCCCGGCTGGGAGCAGAGGTGGTTTATAACGATATGAATTTTTCAGGTGTCGCCATAGGGACCTATACCGGCGGTAACAGCGGACTGCCGAAACTCAACGCCACGAAGACCGGGTATTACCTGAAAAAATGGATCAATCCTTCCATTGACCTGGTCAATGGAACGACGGCCAATCATGCCTGGATCTATTTTCGCTATGCGGAGATCTTACTGAATTATGCGGAGTCCATGTTGCACGCTTATGGACCGATTTCAGATCCCGAAGGGTATGGTATGACGGCCCTAGAGGCGATCAATAAGGTCAGGGCCAGATCCAAGATGCCGGCACTCACAGCAGGTGCGCTGAACCAGGAAGCTATTGAACATGAAAGAAGAGTGGAGCTTGGATTCGAAGACCAGCGGCGTTGGGATGTACGCCGCTGGAAGATCGGTGATCGTTTTAACCAGCCGGTACACAGGGCCGTGATCACCAAAACACAAGCGGGTTTTGATTACAAAATCCAGTCACTGGAAAACCGCAAGTTCTCCGATAAGATGTATTGGTTTCCTATACCGCAATCAGATATCAATAAAACCGGCTGGTCACAGAATCCCGGCTGGAATTGACCTTATCAAAACAGCACATTTAATTGACGTTAAATTACTCATTACTCATGAATATACAATGCAAC containing:
- a CDS encoding TonB-dependent receptor — encoded protein: MHFRLNHDLPGGVITKTFRFFKLFVAFVLAGVQLSAKSYSQKLTLHEKNATIQEIFHDIWKQNGVQFVYTNEVLKGARPITISVRQAGLTEVLTVCFKDQPFTYQITNKAIIVKRRTPSDKKTEGEITVKGYVTDSLGKPIAGVSVEVKGTKTGTTTGEQGQYILSNVPESASLVFSYVGMQTLEVEVNSQINISVVLKVQPSDLDQIVVIGYGTQKKEFLTAAISTVSGEELVKAPVPNISTALKGQLAGLVALQNSGKPGADGARLTIRGIGTYTGQTGPLIMVDGIARDTYDDIDPNEVASISILKDASATAVYGVRGANGVILITTKRGKIGAPQISLSGQTAITKFTNIPRFVNSYEYASLLNEQSFETYWINHANDADIKTWDDFVRKRNQNWKQEANIYYSGEDLMYYKNAHTPKLADGQTNPYYDPYFHPDVDWVDQIFKKFTQVSQANANINGGTKFLRYFVSLGYLNQGGLFKTDYLTFPDEMEFRKNRYNLRGNFDFDVTEDFKVSVNLAAQFVKISGMDNDQYTWEKRILWSTPLASPGMIDGKYVVPFNNQNDQLDPMYAIENSNNYNITNNSILNSSVVFQYQLDKLTKGLSVKGLGSYDSYFSSAAGGNYRPLWYGVRENPNGDRLDPILVQLNDPTPPSRWGDYFNGKWRKLYGEVSIHYDRTFGDHAISALALGSKEKKYDPGLQYDLPHAYESLAGRIHYAYANKYIAEFDMGYNGSENFPEGKRFGFFPSYSAGWIVSNESFYPKNDWVSFLKFRASYGKVGNDNIGGARYLYLPDTWKYEGGYNFGDLDNRNYIQGADENVLGNPDVTWEVSQDLDLAVEVHLFKNKLSLIYDYFKNKRTGILSYRQTIPDIVQANLPPYNLGSVNSWGHDLEIKFNDKIGDFSYYVRGNGAIHKNKIIFQDEPILKGQEYQAATGRPVGQQLLLMADGLYTSWADLYAIDDNGNPILSQPVLALKDGKPYKNANGEPVFQKDLGYAGVPLQPGSIRLEDVNGDGLVDDKDRVRTGKTVDPIYNFGLTVGFNYKGFDVSALFAGVAGVARGGMSELHFNKQQSLFGVDANRFTLERYNNGERIDFPMAAYNQQAAGSGAGYAGNTFFLIDASYVRLQNLVIGYTFNKRFLHKMGIRSTRLFLSGDNLYTWAPNKIWGDPENLGNIGYPLTKTFNVGVNINF
- a CDS encoding RagB/SusD family nutrient uptake outer membrane protein, with product MKKNFLYIIIPAFVWLLVGICSCNKDFLEKPKGGAVTVDTIFHTKNQAQYAVAQMYNLCLTTYFPMNDPTHCRPEAITDELYILHPTYDWACSSINAGSYNTGNESPDATIDKGGYGSHYRGIRQANLVLRNIDAVTDADAGWISDVKGQALFCRAWQHFELFRLYGGIPLVTEPLDGTQELKIRRSAVATVVDSIVHWCDEAIALLPPTRSAKEYGRITSLAARALKARILLYAASPLYNTPADMKAAIAGARYGDGRDSVLAYPDFSKERWNTAAQAALDVINHAGQSGVALYNTGKPRTTGDSYASLGDYEAVSNVYANQELILVNTANQAQSGFFWGRYLSSKLRLAEWGVKNNVPVEFMQQYEKADGTKWTLPSHGADFPTDVQALDLDPRFYQTIAYDGMHYNNVRGTLAYYRGGDGYADGKLSSSDAGLDGFSMEAYKFVARIDNMNDNHFAWPVFRLAEFYLSYAEAENEYKGPTAEAARYLNLIRERAGMPDKNISDQAVFRAAVQNERTIEFAYEGFRYNDLNRWLKAHIVLNGTLHGVQTTAKKVNGALKRSWQVVSFINRVFPVKYYYVPFPNNEVSKNYLGDGASWNGQNPNW
- a CDS encoding SusC/RagA family TonB-linked outer membrane protein, with product MNFLSKYILIVIGALLLMTGTVHAQMITGASLPDTTRADSSLFTVVDLGLRQEQAWRNTGAVYTLNGKDLTRMFTGNLLNTLQGRIPGLTVVTGSGEPGYDNPQLYIRGRSSWNNNAVLILLDGFRVDRGALSALSPHEIASVTLLKDAASLSMYGLEGAGGVISIRTIKGKAMDRNRLLINGRYGIQSPVRLPKVMNAYDYVRLYNEALKNDGLPEKYPDPSLYQKSGDPYHPNVDWYKEMLNPTSNIQDYNLSFRGGNAHARYFVLMDYTNYNGLYKNATAIDKDFGTNAQYNKLNLRANVEIDLTKNLLVKANISGITEDRKTPAGFTASTLFENLMRLPAAAFPVKNPNGSWGNNSVFEFNPVELLQQNGIYSAHTRTLQTDFTFRQKLDALTPGLNLTGGVSFNNQYVGFYQTLFSVPSYEILKDADDQPILDDNGHPTYKTIGTISQSSNDAGSDHWNRNTTRLGLNYDRRFGMHHYTGMLLAMKKNYSHDGQTYEVHTQGLTGNFTYDYDSRYILNLTAAYMGAADFQKGHRYGLSPSLALGWIVSSEPFLKNSHAVDFLKLRVSYGTAASINEDYRFLYRQNAVDAPGWIFGSNNTFKGGMTEGRFANPEATWEEKQILNLGVDLRLWKHLEATVDIFHEHQTGIYEIANGDVPSFAAFSLPYTNSGVVDNNGLEAVVTYRNEDRAFTYFISGAFAYARNKIKEKSQDAQPFDYLYDKGYPIDQNRGLLFDGYYGENDFGQDGRLKEGVAVSSYGQVHPGDLKFKDIDGNGVVNQYDMKPIGYDIVPEINLGLHLGFSYRHFDFDAFVQGVMNRTVTLLGAAYNYTHPFAGNNNITQFSENYWTPGTAGTATSPRLSTLENPNNDQDADYWMRNGNFLKLRSIELGYTFQVKKWMKGLEGIRLFASGTNLFTSDKIDDLEPENLSMGYPLTKVVSFGFNVKF
- a CDS encoding RagB/SusD family nutrient uptake outer membrane protein; this translates as MNKKMILAMVATATTTLFSCKKDFLDVNNVQANVSVDELYSNYGYAQQVVWDVYSYLPRGLDDLDLEATTDDAEATGVSDRSQQYNNGTWDQYADLDHSWGRNFNGIRQANQFLKNYDRIDINYLRDRITSTDSTAYFNARDNVKFLKGEVYFLKAYFYFDLVRHYGGVPILKTPLDYADKDSWKQQTRASVNDCIAYINTLCDSAAGIIPQDLSPYSWYDLGRVTYGAIGALRSRVLLYAASPLFQQAGATQTWQQAAKAAHDVIALGKYSLDGSYDNLFGSGNTSSPEVIFYQRYGAIGWLEENNFPIVFQNSNGESLTPTADFVDAFEVLVKDNTGQVTGSRPFNWNNPADAANPYASRDPRLGAEVVYNDMNFSGVAIGTYTGGNSGLPKLNATKTGYYLKKWINPSIDLVNGTTANHAWIYFRYAEILLNYAESMLHAYGPISDPEGYGMTALEAINKVRARSKMPALTAGALNQEAIEHERRVELGFEDQRRWDVRRWKIGDRFNQPVHRAVITKTQAGFDYKIQSLENRKFSDKMYWFPIPQSDINKTGWSQNPGWN